The region ATCGTTGATTATAGAAAAATTACCAGGTCAAAAATAAATTATGCAAATTAAAAAAATTACGCTCACTAACTTTAGAGCATACGAATATGCTGAGTTCAATTTTAAGGAAGGAATGAACTTATTAGTTGGTGTAAACGGCGCTGGTAAATCCTCCGTTTTGGACGTTCTAAATGTGTGCTTATCGGTTATTTTTTCTAACATTTCAGAAGCAAAGGTTAAAAGGCTAAGTTTCTCAAACGATGACATTAGTCTTGGAGCTACACGTTTACAGGTTTCATGTAATTTTACATATTTGAGTGTTAACTATAATTTATTGATTGAAAAAAACAAAGAGCGAAGGATTCTAACCATTAAGCCGGAAGAAGAGGAAGGGTTAAAAAAGAAAAGAAGAACTAAAGCAAAAGTAGAGAACATTTTTATTGATGATCAAGTAGTATTTACACCCCAGTTCAAATTACGTTCAAAGAAGCTCAGTCAATTAGGAAATGAATCAATAGCGGTACTGTTCTCAACTAAGCGCTCTCTGATTACTAGAGAAATTCCAAGTAAAACAGCCATTGCAGGTGGCTTAGCCGCTGCTTATTCAGAAGCTTTTAGTGCAGATAGATTTTTCAATTTACGAATTTTTTCTGATTGGTATAAAGTACAGAAAGTATTATCTAAAGAAAAGAGCAAAACAAAAAAACACGTCTCAACTTTAGACAGAGCAATAGAGCTATTTTTGCCCGGCTTTAATAATCTTAGAGTGCATTCTGATCGACGCCAAACTGAATTCTATATTGACAAGAATAACAAAAACTTCAAGTTGCGACAATTATCTGACGGCGAAAGGGGAATGATAGCTTTAGTTTTTGATATTGCGCGGAGAATATCCCAGGCGAATCCAACAAGTTCAGACCCGTTATCAGAAGGAAATGGAATTGTACTTATAGATGAACTTGATTTGCATCTACATCCCAAATGGCAAAGGACTATTGTGGAAAATCTGTCAAACACATTTCCAAAAATACAGTTTATAGCCACTACACATTCTCCACAAATTATTCCTTCGATTGAACCAGAAGGAATTCAATTAATAGAAAGTGGGGCGGTCGTTATACCAGATCGGTCTTTGGGAATGGATTCGAATTGGATTTTAAGAAATCTTTTGGACTCCGAGGACAGACCGGTAAAATCTTTAAAAGCAATTAAGTCGGTTGAAGAGTTAATTAATACAGGTGAGCTAATTAAGGCAAAATTGGCAATAAAGAATTTTAAAGAGAAAGGGTCCTTAGATTTAGCCGAATGGGCGACACTTGAAGCTCGCATTTCAAAACTAGAAATACTGAAAGGAGAAAAGTGAAAAGAATATTAAAGGCTGGCTCTCCCAAACAATATTCTGATTGGGTAAAAAACATGAAAGGTCAGGAAAACGAACATTATCATTCGCTTCAGAATCCTGAAAAAGGAATTCTTCACGATACATTATTGAGTGAACAAGGATCTTTGTGCGGATATACCATGAAAAGAATTAGTAGAACAACCTCACATATAGAGCATATAAAGCCCGAGGTTGTTTGTCGGGCCGAACAGAAGGGATTAGATTTGGACTATGTTAACCTAATTGCATGTTACCCTAAAGAAGGCATGAAAGCAAGTTGTAGATATGGTGCTCAGGAAAAAGGATCTTGGTGGGATGATAATGGCAGAGATTTTATTTCACCACTATTAAGCAATTGTGAATCTGTTTTTACTTTCAATATCAAAGGCGAAATCGGTTGTGTGGCGAATAACCTGCGCGCAAAGAAAACCATTGAAGTTTTGAAGCTGGACAATAAAGAGCTCACCGAGGATCGAAGAAGGGCAATAGACGAGTTCTTGTATGGCGAAAATTTAAATTCACCTATAAGTAAAGGTGAAGCCACTAGAATTAAAAGCGAAGTTGAAAAAAGGAAGAATGATGGCAGCTTCGTTGAGTACTGTGTAACAATAAAACATGCTTTAGGTCATTATATCGAGTTGCTTGATAAAAATTCGAAGCAAAAGAAGTTTGCGTCTAAAAGCATAAGAAAACAAAAGAGAAAATGAGCAACAAAATCCTAAAAGAAATCTCCTTCGAAACAGTGATTGAAAATTGTTTATTGGAAAGTGGCTATCAAACCATAAACAAAGCAGGTTTCGATAAAGAACGGGCCATTTTCCCGAAAACTGTTTTAGACTTTATTCGTGCCACCCAATCCATTGAGTGGCAAAAGTTGGAGACTCTTTTAGGCGCCAACACTGAAGAACAAGTATTAAGTGATTTATGCAAATGGCTAGATACTTATGGCTCACTTACCACGTTACGACATGGTTTTAAATGCTATGGTAAGCAATTGCAGGTGGCCTTTTTCAAAGCATCCCATACAATGAACCCGGAGCTTGAAACCAATTACACAAAAAATATTTTGGGATTAACAAGGCAGCTGCAATATTCCACACGAAACAATAATTCATTGGATGTTACTTTAAGTGTCAATGGAATACCAGTCATCACCTTAGAGCTCAAAAACCCATTGACAGGTCAAAATGTTGAGCACGCTAAAGTTCAATATAAAAATGACCGCGATCCTCGTGAAATAATCTTTGAATTCAAACGCAGAACACTGGTTCATTTTGCGGTAGATACAGAACAAGTATACATGACAACTCGTTTAGCCGGTCCAGCAACTTACTTTCTACCTTTTAATAAAGGAAATGAAGGTGGGGCAGGAAATCCGCCCGACAAAGAGGGACGTACTTATAGAACAGCTTATTTGTGGGATGAAGTTTTACAACGTGACAGCCTATTTGATATTCTAGCCAGATTTATACACCTACAGGTTGAGGAAAAATTGACTGATGAAGGTCGCAAGATTAAAAAAGAGACAATGGTCTTTCCACGTTTTCATCAATTACAAGCTGTTCGTAATTTAATTCGTGCTGCCGGACAAGATGGTGTTGGAAATAATTATTTAATTGAGCATTCGGCTGGAAGCGGAAAGAGTAATACTATTGCATGGCTCGCACATCGACTTGCCTCTCTTCATCATTCTGATAACAGAAAGGTTTTTAATTCTGTAATTGTAATTACCGACCGCGTCGTCCTTGATAAACAGTTGCAGGATACAATTTACCAATTTGAACATAAGCAAGGTGTTGTCCAAAAAATTGATGAAAATTCAAAGCAGTTGGCAGAGGCGTTGGAAAATTCTGTTCCTATCATTATTACCACTCTACAAAAATTTCCTTTTGTCTCAAACCAATTACTGAAGTTGGCAGAAGAGCGTGGGCAAAAAGGTAGTGGTGTTTTGCAAACCAAACGGTTTGCTGTTTTAGTAGATGAAGCCCATAGCTCGCAAAGCGGTGAAACATCAGCAGATCTGAAAGAGGTTTTGGGTGGAAATGAACTGGTTGAAGAAGCTAAAAGGAAAGCGCAAGAAGAAGGCTTGGAACACTTGGAGGAATTGTATCGCAGTATGGCTAAACGGGGAAAACAAGACAACCTTAGTTTTTTTGCTTTCACTGCGACACCAAAGCACAAAACTTTGGCGGTTTTCGGCGATAAAGGTAAACCTTTTCATAAATACACCATGCGTCAAGCCATAGAGGAGGGTTTTATCATGGATGTATTGAAGAATTACACTACGTATGCTACTTATTACAAATTGATAAAATCAAGTGAAGAAGATCCGCAGGTAGAGCGTAAAAAAGCTGCCAAGGCTCTTGCCAGATTTTTGAAATTACACCCACATAACATCACGCAAAAAACAGAGGTAATGGTTGAGCATTTCTATGCGGTTAGTCGTCATAAAATTGGTGGCCATGCTAAAGCCATGGTCGTTACTGGCTCACGCCTCGAAGCGGTAAGATACAAGGAGAGTTTTGATGCTTACATTAAAAGCAAAGGTTATCCGATAAAATCACTTGTTGCATTTTCAGGAATTGTGACAGACGATAAAGTGAAAGATAAAACTTATACTGAAGAAGGCATGAACAATGGAATTAAGGAACGTGAATTACCTGAAAAATTTGCTTCACCTGACTACAATGTGTTGTTAGTGGCAGAAAAATATCAAACGGGATTTGATCAACCATTGCTTCATACTATGTATGTAGATAAGCGCCTTTCTGGAATTCAAGCTGTACAAACACTATCACGACTGAACCGTATCCATCCTCTGAAGGAAGATACTTTTGTTTTGGATTTTGTGAATGACAGAGAGGAAATACGCCAATCCTTTAAAACCTATTACGAAGGCGCTGAAATTGGAGAAGAAGTTGACCAGGCTCACTTGTATCAAATTCAAATTGAACTCGACCAATGTAATATCTACATGAAGGAAGATATTGAACGGTTCTGTTCCATCTACTTTAAACCGAAGCAAAAACAAAGTGCAGCGGATCATGAGGCATTAAATGCTGCATTAGATCCGGCAGTTTCCCGTTTTTCGACATTATTGAACTCAAAAGAAGAAGAGGCAGAATTAATCAGAGGTAAAATCGGCTCATTCAAAAATCTATATAGTTTTCTTAGTCAGATCATACCATATCAAGATAGTGATTTAGAAAAACACTTCGTCTATTATCGCCACTTGTCCGCCAAATTACCTCATAGAAAATCGGCCCCCAATTATACATTTGACGATACAATACGGTTAGAATACTATAGACTTCAGAAAATCAGCGAGGGGTCTATCTCACTTAAAGAAGGGACGCCATATAAACTAGATGGGCCCACAGATGTAGGCACTGGCTCAGTAAGAGAGCCGGAAGTTCCGCTTTCCAAATTAGTAGATATCGTTAATGAGCGCTTTGGAACAGATTTTAATCAAGCGGATCAATATTTCTTCGATCAAATTGTAGAAACTGCAATTCTTGATGAAAGTTTGATGAAAGCAGCGGAAGTAAATCCAGAAGACAAATTTGAATTGGTGTTTAAAAATCTGTTAGAGAAACTATTTATTGAACGTATTGATCAGAACGAAGATATTTTTGAACGTTATATGAATGATGCGCAATTTCAAAAACTAGTAACTGCATGGTTAGCATCACAGGCTTATTCTAAATTAAGAACAAAGAAATAATTCGAAATGAATTCTGCTTTTTTTAATCGTTCAGAATAAAATATAATTTCCTAATGACTCCTGAATTTTTCACAGCAGATAATATTGCACTCCTAAATAGATGGGGAAGTGTTATCTATAATAAGAAAAATGCCCTTCAAAAGCAAGCAGTAAAGAGTATTATGGACGAGGTTTGGGAGCCAAGCTATTATTGGGCAAGGCAAATTTGCGAAAATAATTCAGGTTATTCTTTTAAGGGTAGAGCTAATTGGAAAGAAGGTGCCGGACCGGGGAAATTTAAATTTAAGCACTATACTTGGTATAAAATTTTCCCAACAGGATCATTTCATCCTGAACTTTATTTTACGGTTGGTGTTGATGGCAAGCATGATGCTTTAATCATTAAAATAGATTTCCAGAGAGAGAGCTCTGAATTTTTAAACTCTGCGCAAAAAAAGTATCTTAATTCAAAGGTCGATCGAAACCTCGGGGGGCCTTACTGGACAAAAATTCCTGCGACAGATCTAAGTAATTATAATTGGGAAAGCCTGATAGATTTTTCCAACAATTTTATTAGAAAACACATTCCTTTATTCAATGAAATTTCCGTAATACTTCAAAATTTATCGTTAGAACATAGGATAGCTCGCCTTGCTTGGAATAGTAATGGCTGGCTTTTTCCTTCAGGTCAAGACGGCAAATCAACAGATAAAAAATCGCATGAATTCAAATACGGTTATGGTCATGAAGAGTGGTTGTTTGACTTGAATAAGAAATACAAAGGATATCATTACGGCTTTTTAGAGCCAATTAGAAAGCAACAGAATGCATTTATAGGTAATCAATATAAAGTGTGGCTCTATACAATTGACGGAGTAACAAAGAAACGATACTTCGTGGGAAACATAGAAAGGATCGAGGTATTAACTAAAGAACAAGCAGAAGAAGTTAAACTGGAATATAAGAAACGGGGATGGCTAAAGGAAATGGAAGATCAAATTCCAAGAGTCAATAAAAATCATAAAGGATTCTCAGGATACAAAGGTTTAGATATTTTTAATATTCGTTTTAAAAGTCAAGACCTCAAGGATTACGAGCCCTATCTTGAATTACCAGGTAGTCACCCTATATATAAGCAATCTCGATATGTTTTTGGTCGTTATGATGAATCATTTGATATCGAAAATTATGAAGTAGATGATTTTTCATTAGAAGATTCTAATGTTGATGATGACTCAGAAGATTATAAGAAAGTAAAAAAGAAGACTTATAAAAGGGAACCCAAAGCAATTCAAATTACATATCTACACGAGGCAATTAGTAAGCAATTGACGAAACACCTTAAATCAATTTATGGAAAAAATAAAGTTTGGCGTGAAAAGAATGCCGGATATGGTTCAAATAGGATAGATATTGTTGTAGAAACTCAAAATAGAGTTATTTTTTATGAAATTAAAACATATAATAATGTTAGAACTTCGATTCGAGAAGCAATTGGTCAATTGCTTGAGTACTCATGTTGGCCAAATAAAAGAAAAGCTCAAGAATTTGTAATTATTACACAACCAGTTTCAAACACTAAAAAAGCTATAGAATATTTGAAACATCTTAATTCCATCATGAGTATTCCGGTTTTCTACCAAAACTTTGACGTAGAGACAAACCTTCTTTCTGAGAGGAATTTGATAAATGTAGAATAATAAAAAATCAAAATAAATAATCACTGAGAACGATATTTTATGCCTATACCAAAACACAACGAGTTAAGAGTTCCTGTACTCGAATTCTTAAAAAAGAATGGGGTTTCTACAACTAAAGAAATGGTTATCCCATTAAGTGAGTATTTTAGATTGAACCCCGAAGAGGTTAGTCAAATGTATGAGTCCGGTAACGGTCCAATATTTAGGGATAGGATTTCATGGGCTATAACTTATCTTGGGTTTACTGACTTAATTTCAAAACCTAAACGAGGCGTGTATGAAATTACGCCGAAAGGAATTGAGATGCTTAAAACACCAGAAAAGATAGAGGAATACGTCGATGTGGCAGCAGCAGCAAGAGATTCTCTTAAATCGAATTCGGAATCAACTACTTCAGATTCTATCACTACTGAAATTACATCAAAATCCGAAAAGGCAACCCCTCAGGAAAAATTATACCAGTCTTATGCAAACATAAAGAAGACAACCAAAGACGAAATATTAGAAACTATTTTGAGTAAAACTCCTGGGGATTTTGAAAAGCTGGTAGTTTCGTTATTACAACGAATGGGTTACGGAGGAGAAATAAAGGATTCCGGCACTGTTACAAAAGCAACCAATGATAAAGGAATAGATGGCATTATTAAAGAAGATATTCTTGGCTTAGGTCGAATTTACATTCAATCTAAGCGATATGCCCTAGATAACTCAATTGGCAGAGAAGAAATACAAAAGTTTGTTGGAGCCTTAGCTGTGGCTCAATCAAATAAAGGTGTATTTATAACTACCTCGAGCTTTAAAAAAACAGCCATTGATTATGTTAATTCATTAAATGGAGCTACAACTATTGTCTTAATAGATGGAGAGCAGCTAGCAGAATACATTTATGAATTTGAGCTTGGAATGCAAGTAGAACAAGTAATTAAAATTAAAAAGCTGGATAGCGATTTTTGGGATGCTATGCAGGATGATGAATAATATATTATGGAGAAAAAGACGTGTTTTATTATAATGCCATTCACTAAGGTGAAAGCGACTAACCTTGATTTGGATGAAAAGACTTTGACTTATATTTATGAAAACATGATATACAAAGCCGTCTCCGATTTCAAACTAAAGAATCGTAAAGTATTTAACGAAATATCTAGGTACAATTCAAAAATCGGCTCCATAATATCAGGAATTACACGTAATTTAAATGAATCAGATTTAGTCATTGCCGATCTTACAGGACTTAATCCAAACGTAATGTATGAGTTGGGTGTTCGTCATACTTTAAAAAGGGGGACAATTATTATAACCCAAGATATTACATCGATACCTTCTGATTTAAGAGATTATATGTGTGTTGAATATAAGTATTCAGCAAATACCATAGAACAACAAGACAATTATGATCACTTTAAAGTTGATCTACACAAATCTATAAACGAACTATTTCAAACGAATAAGTTTGATTCGCCTGTTTTAAGTTATTTAAAAGGTAAAGAAAAATACTGGCATGAAGACGAGCTAAAAATATTTAAGACAAACTTAATAATTTCGAAATACTTATTTCAAAATTTCAATGATGTAGTTCAAATTGTAAATGATATAGACAAAAAGCAGACAAATATTCCATTATCTATAATAAATGCTCTTCTTAATAACATTAGTAACGCACTGAATGATTTAAATATTTCATTCGAAGACCTTAATCTATATGAAGATTTACAAAACGCAAAGGCCATTCTTCAAGAAGTCTTAAAGAAGGCATTCATAACTGATTATTTCGGAAGTATTTTTAATCAAATTCCTGATGATGAATCAAAAAAATATTTTCCTAGTATATTAAATATAAACGATAAATCATTCTTAAATCATTTTGAGCTTTATTCTGGAAAATATGAACAAGTAAGTTTCAAGGAAATTTTCTCGAATAAAGGAGATTTTTATAAAATATTCTTATTGTCTCTTGAAGAATATATTGATGATAAAATACTAGAATTTAAAATTTCTAATAAGGAATTAAAGAAGATAATTCAATAATA is a window of Bacteroidota bacterium DNA encoding:
- a CDS encoding AAA family ATPase → MQIKKITLTNFRAYEYAEFNFKEGMNLLVGVNGAGKSSVLDVLNVCLSVIFSNISEAKVKRLSFSNDDISLGATRLQVSCNFTYLSVNYNLLIEKNKERRILTIKPEEEEGLKKKRRTKAKVENIFIDDQVVFTPQFKLRSKKLSQLGNESIAVLFSTKRSLITREIPSKTAIAGGLAAAYSEAFSADRFFNLRIFSDWYKVQKVLSKEKSKTKKHVSTLDRAIELFLPGFNNLRVHSDRRQTEFYIDKNNKNFKLRQLSDGERGMIALVFDIARRISQANPTSSDPLSEGNGIVLIDELDLHLHPKWQRTIVENLSNTFPKIQFIATTHSPQIIPSIEPEGIQLIESGAVVIPDRSLGMDSNWILRNLLDSEDRPVKSLKAIKSVEELINTGELIKAKLAIKNFKEKGSLDLAEWATLEARISKLEILKGEK
- a CDS encoding restriction endonuclease; the protein is MPIPKHNELRVPVLEFLKKNGVSTTKEMVIPLSEYFRLNPEEVSQMYESGNGPIFRDRISWAITYLGFTDLISKPKRGVYEITPKGIEMLKTPEKIEEYVDVAAAARDSLKSNSESTTSDSITTEITSKSEKATPQEKLYQSYANIKKTTKDEILETILSKTPGDFEKLVVSLLQRMGYGGEIKDSGTVTKATNDKGIDGIIKEDILGLGRIYIQSKRYALDNSIGREEIQKFVGALAVAQSNKGVFITTSSFKKTAIDYVNSLNGATTIVLIDGEQLAEYIYEFELGMQVEQVIKIKKLDSDFWDAMQDDE
- a CDS encoding TIGR02646 family protein, which codes for MKRILKAGSPKQYSDWVKNMKGQENEHYHSLQNPEKGILHDTLLSEQGSLCGYTMKRISRTTSHIEHIKPEVVCRAEQKGLDLDYVNLIACYPKEGMKASCRYGAQEKGSWWDDNGRDFISPLLSNCESVFTFNIKGEIGCVANNLRAKKTIEVLKLDNKELTEDRRRAIDEFLYGENLNSPISKGEATRIKSEVEKRKNDGSFVEYCVTIKHALGHYIELLDKNSKQKKFASKSIRKQKRK
- a CDS encoding type I restriction endonuclease subunit R, translating into MSNKILKEISFETVIENCLLESGYQTINKAGFDKERAIFPKTVLDFIRATQSIEWQKLETLLGANTEEQVLSDLCKWLDTYGSLTTLRHGFKCYGKQLQVAFFKASHTMNPELETNYTKNILGLTRQLQYSTRNNNSLDVTLSVNGIPVITLELKNPLTGQNVEHAKVQYKNDRDPREIIFEFKRRTLVHFAVDTEQVYMTTRLAGPATYFLPFNKGNEGGAGNPPDKEGRTYRTAYLWDEVLQRDSLFDILARFIHLQVEEKLTDEGRKIKKETMVFPRFHQLQAVRNLIRAAGQDGVGNNYLIEHSAGSGKSNTIAWLAHRLASLHHSDNRKVFNSVIVITDRVVLDKQLQDTIYQFEHKQGVVQKIDENSKQLAEALENSVPIIITTLQKFPFVSNQLLKLAEERGQKGSGVLQTKRFAVLVDEAHSSQSGETSADLKEVLGGNELVEEAKRKAQEEGLEHLEELYRSMAKRGKQDNLSFFAFTATPKHKTLAVFGDKGKPFHKYTMRQAIEEGFIMDVLKNYTTYATYYKLIKSSEEDPQVERKKAAKALARFLKLHPHNITQKTEVMVEHFYAVSRHKIGGHAKAMVVTGSRLEAVRYKESFDAYIKSKGYPIKSLVAFSGIVTDDKVKDKTYTEEGMNNGIKERELPEKFASPDYNVLLVAEKYQTGFDQPLLHTMYVDKRLSGIQAVQTLSRLNRIHPLKEDTFVLDFVNDREEIRQSFKTYYEGAEIGEEVDQAHLYQIQIELDQCNIYMKEDIERFCSIYFKPKQKQSAADHEALNAALDPAVSRFSTLLNSKEEEAELIRGKIGSFKNLYSFLSQIIPYQDSDLEKHFVYYRHLSAKLPHRKSAPNYTFDDTIRLEYYRLQKISEGSISLKEGTPYKLDGPTDVGTGSVREPEVPLSKLVDIVNERFGTDFNQADQYFFDQIVETAILDESLMKAAEVNPEDKFELVFKNLLEKLFIERIDQNEDIFERYMNDAQFQKLVTAWLASQAYSKLRTKK